One genomic region from Myxococcus stipitatus encodes:
- a CDS encoding S28 family serine protease, with protein MTKTHSARWLLAMAMMLQACGETSLAELPPPEQSVASLETPAESEDILARLQAIPGLSVVLEQPSPFPGTRFFLLKLDQPADHENPQGERFALRMTLLHRSVDAPMVLSTEGYMLASRPWQAEPTALLGANQLSVEHRFMGTSIPATRDTRLLTIYQAASDSHRAVQAFKPLYPARWLSTGGSKGGVTAVYHRYFYPNDVDATLPYVAPSNHGLYDVRYVHFLATLGDADCRAKLESFQQDVLRRREELLPFVEALGAKLNTGFTVVGGPDRALEFSAVEAFFYFWQYGGASACASIPAPGAPAEETFAFLDEVVGVVYTYADRFIAPFEYAYYQAATQLGWSRFPTKHLRGLLRYPGENTPDVYVSFPVTEPFDMEAMLRVEHWVRDHGERMLFIYGENDPYSATAFSVREDNDAFRFFAPGGNHGANIAGLAEPERAFVLERLFAWMGVSAPATEALEHAAEAATSKPLSAP; from the coding sequence ATGACAAAGACTCACAGCGCGAGATGGCTGCTGGCCATGGCCATGATGCTGCAGGCGTGTGGGGAGACATCCCTCGCGGAGCTTCCCCCACCGGAGCAGTCCGTGGCCTCGCTCGAGACCCCGGCGGAATCCGAAGACATCCTCGCCCGGCTCCAAGCCATCCCCGGGCTCAGTGTCGTCCTCGAGCAGCCGTCGCCGTTTCCGGGCACGCGCTTCTTCCTGCTGAAACTCGACCAGCCAGCGGACCATGAGAATCCCCAAGGGGAGCGCTTCGCGCTCCGGATGACGCTCCTTCACCGCTCGGTGGACGCGCCCATGGTGCTCTCCACCGAGGGCTACATGCTGGCATCCAGGCCCTGGCAGGCCGAGCCCACCGCCTTGCTCGGCGCCAACCAGCTCTCCGTGGAGCACCGCTTCATGGGGACGTCCATCCCGGCAACCCGGGATACGCGGCTGCTCACCATCTACCAGGCCGCGAGCGACAGCCACCGCGCCGTCCAGGCCTTCAAGCCCCTTTACCCCGCGCGCTGGCTCTCCACCGGAGGCAGCAAGGGCGGGGTGACGGCCGTGTATCACCGCTATTTCTACCCCAATGACGTGGACGCCACCCTTCCGTATGTCGCGCCCAGCAACCATGGGCTGTACGACGTGCGCTACGTCCACTTCCTCGCGACGCTGGGGGACGCTGACTGCCGCGCGAAGCTGGAGTCCTTCCAGCAGGACGTGCTGCGGCGCCGCGAGGAGCTCCTGCCCTTCGTGGAAGCGCTGGGAGCGAAGTTGAACACCGGCTTCACCGTCGTGGGCGGTCCGGACCGCGCGCTGGAGTTCTCCGCCGTCGAGGCGTTCTTCTACTTCTGGCAGTACGGCGGCGCGTCCGCGTGCGCGAGCATCCCCGCGCCCGGCGCGCCGGCGGAGGAGACGTTCGCGTTCCTGGACGAAGTCGTCGGCGTTGTCTACACCTATGCGGACCGCTTCATCGCCCCCTTCGAGTACGCCTACTATCAGGCCGCGACGCAGCTGGGCTGGTCGCGCTTCCCCACGAAACACCTGCGAGGGCTTCTGCGTTACCCCGGGGAGAACACGCCTGACGTGTACGTGAGCTTCCCCGTGACGGAGCCGTTCGACATGGAGGCCATGCTTCGGGTGGAGCACTGGGTGCGCGACCACGGAGAGCGGATGCTCTTCATCTACGGGGAGAATGACCCGTATTCCGCCACGGCATTCTCCGTGCGCGAGGACAACGATGCGTTCCGCTTCTTCGCTCCGGGGGGCAACCACGGTGCGAACATCGCCGGCCTCGCCGAGCCCGAGCGGGCCTTCGTCCTGGAGCGCCTCTTCGCCTGGATGGGGGTGAGCGCTCCCGCCACGGAGGCACTCGAGCATGCGGCCGAGGCGGCGACCTCGAAGCCCCTGTCCGCGCCATGA
- a CDS encoding DUF6223 family protein, producing the protein MSLFRNSSWGCVALFVVAVLDGGVSHAASPLGTGSGRFEALVAAAVGLCSVVIGGRALARSARGPDAATRRSKATTALVAAIFGVLLSGLHLARSTGDIGTGNGRGGAFVALAMGVIGMVLGALALARSRQTVRPD; encoded by the coding sequence ATGTCCCTGTTTCGGAACTCGAGTTGGGGTTGTGTCGCGCTGTTCGTGGTGGCTGTACTCGATGGAGGGGTGAGTCATGCCGCCTCGCCACTCGGCACCGGCTCCGGGCGATTCGAAGCCCTCGTGGCCGCCGCGGTGGGGCTGTGCAGCGTGGTCATCGGAGGGAGGGCCCTGGCCCGCTCCGCCCGGGGTCCCGACGCCGCCACCAGGCGAAGCAAGGCCACCACCGCCCTCGTGGCGGCCATTTTCGGCGTGCTCCTCAGCGGCTTGCATCTGGCTCGCTCCACGGGTGACATCGGCACCGGAAACGGGCGAGGCGGGGCCTTCGTGGCCTTGGCGATGGGGGTGATTGGCATGGTCCTCGGCGCGCTGGCGCTGGCCCGCTCCCGCCAGACCGTCCGACCGGACTGA